One genomic window of Manihot esculenta cultivar AM560-2 chromosome 16, M.esculenta_v8, whole genome shotgun sequence includes the following:
- the LOC110603024 gene encoding acyl carrier protein, chloroplastic, with protein sequence MASFLAAPACPMASLSFTPRASVPSGQQKSFSINGGPLFFGLKHIPKIQFSKASDISSPRSGCFRTAISCSAQSETLKIVQSTIAKQLSIEESTVAAETKFADLGADSLDTVEIMMALEEQFGVSIGEEGAQNIVTVQDAADLIEKVLASSA encoded by the exons ATGGCTAGCTTCCTTGCTGCCCCTGCATGTCCCATGGCCAGTCTTTCCTTCACCCCTAGGGCCAGTGTCCCTTCTGGCCAGCAAAAGAGTTTCTCCATCAAT GGTGGTCCTTTGTTTTTTGGGCTAAAACATATCCCAAAAATTCAATTCTCTAAGGCATCTGACATTTCTTCCCCCAGGTCTGGATGTTTCAGGACTGCCATTTCATGCTCT GCCCAATCTGAGACCCTGAAAATCGTTCAGAGCACCATTGCTAAGCAGTTGTCTATTGAGGAAAGCACAGTGGCTGCTGAAACCAAGTTTGCTGACTTGGGTGCTGACTCCCTTGACACG GTGGAAATAATGATGGCTTTGGAAGAACAATTCGGGGTGTCAATTGGGGAAGAAGGAGCCCAGAACATTGTCACTGTTCAAGATGCAGCAGATCTCATTGAGAAAGTTCTTGCATCATCTGCATAG
- the LOC110602978 gene encoding E3 ubiquitin-protein ligase AIP2, with the protein MASEEGLKLQLEEFQKQLGKKQKFEDAVSSIKSLLREFYPSASPSLRKSFYSVICRVATILKTRYTAPGFWLAGLGLFEQAEWLVSDSSEKEHLRSCIAQAKEQLHLTENPPDVSPNSSRGGYLFEGHLTVDPEPPQPQWLVQSNLVNSMASLVGAESSGGLADPNNTAENAANILEELISNLDTIIPEIMDNESRVPRVPPASKEVVANLPVITLTEEIMARLGQDAECAICKENLVVDDKMQELPCKHTFHPPCLKPWLDEHNSCPICRHELRTDDHAYESWKELEKEAEEERKGAANAVRGGEYLYI; encoded by the exons ATGGCGTCGGAGGAAGGATTGAAACTACAATTGGAAGAATTTCAGAAACAGCTAGGAAAGAAACAGAAGTTCGAGGATGCCGTATCTTCTATCAAATCCCTTCTCCGTGAATTCTACCCCTCTGCTTCCCCTTCTCTTCGCAAATCA TTCTATTCTGTTATTTGTCGAGTAGCCACGATTCTAAAGACGAGATATACAGCGCCTGGTTTTTGGCTTGCCGGGTTAGGGCTGTTTGAGCAAGCTGAATGGTTGGTTTCTGATTCTTCTGAGAAGGAGCATTTGAGGAGTTGCATTGCTCAAGCCAAAGAACAGTTGCATTTGACGGAAAATCCACCCGATGTATCCCCAAATTCATCTCGTGGAG GGTATCTTTTTGAGGGGCATCTTACTGTGGATCCTGAGCCTCCGCAGCCTCAATGGCTGGTGCAATCAAACCTCGTGAATTCTATGGCCTCTCTAGTGGGAGCTGAATCTTCTGGAGGTCTAGCAGACCCTAATAACACAGCGGAAAACGCTGCCAATATTCTTGAAGAGCTCATAAGCAACCTTGACACCATTATACCTGAG ATTATGGACAATGAATCCAGAGTTCCAAGAGTTCCCCCTGCCAGTAAAGAGGTTGTTGCAAATCTTCCAGTCATTACTCTCACAGAGGAAATAATGGCCAGGCTAGGACAAGATGCAGAGTGTGCAATTTGTAAGGAGAATCTGGTGGTTGATGATAAGATGCAAGAGTTGCCATGCAAGCACACATTCCATCCTCCTTGTCTGAAGCCATGGCTG GATGAGCACAATTCTTGTCCAATATGTCGGCATGAGCTGCGAACTGATGATCATGCATATGAGAGCTGGAAAGAGCTGGAGAAGGAGGCTGAAGAAGAAAGGAAAGGTGCTGCCAATGCTGTACGTGGTGGTGAATACCTTTACATTTAG